The DNA window ATTCCATTCTCACTGCGTTTTACCTGATCATAACCTTCAAACTTGTTCACATCTTTTCCGGACTGGAATCCGAATCTCTGGAATGTGGAAAATTTAGCTTCCTCACTTAATATGGAAACGTTGAATTTCCCGGTTGCTTTGATCATGTCATGTGTATAGTTGGCTTTATTTACAGCAATGCTGATTCGGTTGGGAACAGCCGTTACCTGGCCTGCCGTATTAATAATACATCCATTGTCTTTCTCATCCTGTCTGGCCGTCAGTACAAACAGGCCATAAGTCAGTTTAAACATTGTCTTATCGTTCATTCTTACTTCTCCCTTCAAATATGATAATAGTTACTGAGTATAAATCCCGCGGGCTATGTCCGGTAACATGTCGCTGGGTGCCCTGCCAAACGGCATCATTTAAAAAAATCCGTTCCTGCGATGCCGTATCACGTATCCCCATTATATCATGTATATGGAAGAAAAAGTATTATGAATCTATAAAATATTAAGGATTACAACCCTATACCAGCGTATTAGCGGCCGGCCTGTTCGGCTTTATACTGCTTTAACGCCCTGGCAAGCTGATCCGGACAGGAAGTAGGGCGGAATCCGCAGTTGATACCCTCTGTGCGGGCAATTACATCGTCGATATCCATGCCTTCTACAAGACGGGCCACGCCCTGGGTATTACCGGAACAGCCGCCGATAAAATGTACATTTTTAAGCTTGTTATTCTCCACATCGAAACTGATTTCACGGGAACAGACTCCCTGCGTTTTAAACTTCATAACTGATTAACCTCCATAATAATGTGTTTGCAGACTGTCAAAACAGACACAGCCATGTTCTGTAATACGCGTTGCTATCGCGCCTGATTTACGTTCTGAATCATGCAAAGCCGCATGAAATTATGTATATTACGATTATAACTAAGGCCTGGTTGCATTCTGCGGGCATGTTTCCATGTTTGAATGAAAACCCGGATTGTGCAGCATGGAACGGTTTTGAATTCCGTTTCCCCGCATCAGTGTTACGGTTCGCCCCGTGTTCGGCCGCATGTTTTGCGGAATACATCCGTTGTGAACGGTAACAATTGATTATAGCCCCGTGCTAAAGGAATTGTCAAGATTGTAAAAATACATTATAATGATCAGATATGCGAAGGACAAGACGTCGGTGACAAAGCAGGCGCTTATATAATGAAGATTGTGGTACAGAGCCGGAGTAAATAAGAACGAGATGGAGGAATTGTAATGTTTGGAATTATTGGCGCAATGAATGAGGAAGTTGCTAAAATTAAAGAAGAGATGACGGATGTCACGATCACAACCGTGGCCGGCATGGATTTTTATGAAGGAAAACTGAACGGGAAGGACGCGGTTGTGGTCCGCTCCGGTATCGGCAAAGTCAATGCTGGCATGTGCAGCCAGATTCTGGCCGACCGCTTCCATGTTGACGCGATTGTCAACACGGGGATTGCAGGTTCACTGAGGAACGAGATCAATATCGGTGATATTGTACTTTCCACCGATGCCGTGCAGCACGATATGGATGCCAGCGGCTTTGGTTATAAGAAGGGACAGATTCCCAGAGTCGACACCTTTGCATTTAAGGCGGATGAGGGACTGATTGAACTGGCGCTTCAGTGCAACCGGGAAGTGAATCCCGATATTCAGACGTTTAAGGGCCGCGTTGTGAGCGGGGATCAGTTTATTTCAGATAAAGATAAGAAAAAATGGCTGATCGAGACATTTGACGCAAGCTGTACGGAGATGGAGGGAGCGGCCATCGCACAGGCGGCCTATCTGAATCAGATACCGTATCTTGTAATCAGGGCAATCTCCGATAAAGCCGACGACAGCGCCGGAATGGATTACCCCGTATTCGAGGCGCAGGCAATCCGGCATTCGGTACGGCTCCTGCTGGAAATGGTGTCCAGAGCGTAGTTTAGCCCGTAAGATGCAGCGTTTTCCGGCCTTCTATAAACGGGATAAGGCCTGGG is part of the [Clostridium] symbiosum genome and encodes:
- a CDS encoding 5'-methylthioadenosine/adenosylhomocysteine nucleosidase encodes the protein MFGIIGAMNEEVAKIKEEMTDVTITTVAGMDFYEGKLNGKDAVVVRSGIGKVNAGMCSQILADRFHVDAIVNTGIAGSLRNEINIGDIVLSTDAVQHDMDASGFGYKKGQIPRVDTFAFKADEGLIELALQCNREVNPDIQTFKGRVVSGDQFISDKDKKKWLIETFDASCTEMEGAAIAQAAYLNQIPYLVIRAISDKADDSAGMDYPVFEAQAIRHSVRLLLEMVSRA
- a CDS encoding TIGR03905 family TSCPD domain-containing protein, whose amino-acid sequence is MKFKTQGVCSREISFDVENNKLKNVHFIGGCSGNTQGVARLVEGMDIDDVIARTEGINCGFRPTSCPDQLARALKQYKAEQAGR